TACTTGTCGGTTGAAGACGATGGCACGTGGCATGCGGAAGTCCATCGAGCCTTTTTTAATGCTGACCGATGGGAAGAGAGCAGATGGTCAGTCTATCCTTTTCCCGAATACCGCATCAGTGCTTATGAAAAGACCGTCCTTTGTGTCATTGGCGAAGAGTTCACACACCTCTATTTCGACAATGTGTTGGGATACAAGAGGATTCCGAAGGTCTTTCTTAGAGGATACAAAAGCGGTTTTGAACGCATCTTGCAGCACAAACCACTGCAAAAAAGGGACGGTACCTTTAAAGTGGAGAACAAATGGGTAAAGGATTCAGGCAGCATCTGGTACCTGGAGCGTTGAGATGCCTGTAACAGCTATCATAAACATGCGTGCTTTGACCGGCGGGGCAATGCCCCGCTCCTTTCACTGCCTCATGCATCCCCTTTTCCTTGACCGCATTTCAGAGGCAGACTCAGAGTTGGGAGAGGCCGTTCACAGTTCCGGGGCCATGGTTCCTTTTTCAATATCGCCTGTAATGGGCAGGAAGATCAAGGGGGCTATCCTTGAAAACGAGAGCTACTGGGTGCGGCTTTGCTTCCTCCAGGCAGAACTTGAAGATGTGTTCCTCAATACCCTTGAGAGGGGTTTGTGGAACGAACCAATGCATCTGGGCGACCTCTCATTTCAGGTGGAAGATGTGATCCTTGGAAGACAGGACGGCAATCCATGGAGCGGACGAAGAAGCTATGAGGAGATGCTTTGTGATGGTCCAGTCTCCCAAAACGTGGCTTTACGTTTGGCAAGTCCGGTTTCCTTCAAACGAGGGGATCTGCATTATCCGCTTCCTGATCCGGGTATGATTTTTGGCAACCTGGCAAGGCGGTGGAATCTCTTCTCCTCTGAAAAGGTGCCGGAAAAACCGATCTGCACGGATGTGAGCTATTCTTTTCTTGATATTTGCACAGAGCCTTATGCATTGAGGAAAGGGGGCAGTATTTTGGGAACAATAGGAAGACTCACTTTTATTTTCCAGGGCAATGAAGAGATGTGGCGGTATTATCGAACGCTCCTTGATTTCGCCTTTTTCTCCGGCATCGGAGTCAAGACCACCCAGGGCATGGGGATGTGCAGAATCATCGAATGAGCATGAGTGAAGCAGCCAACCATATTCCGGTCTCCTATCTCAACGCCTACGTTTACTGCCCCAGGCGGTTTTACCTGGAGCATGTCCGGGGAATGTTCGAAGATAATGTTCACACCATTGAAGGCCGAAGCCGTCATCGGGTTGTGGATATGAGGGGAAGGGAAGCGAAGCCCGCTAAGAAAGAGGAAGTGATTCATCGGCGGTCAGTGTCTTTTTCTTCAGACAGGCTGGGCATAACCGGCAAGCTGGATCTGGTGGAAGAAAAGGAAGGCCAGGGGATTTACCCGGTTGAGTACAAGAAGGGCAAGAAGCCGAAGGATAGAGATCCCTGGCCCAATGACCAGGTACAACTGTGCGCCCAGGCGCTTTTGATGGGAGAAAACGGGCTGCACTTTCCGAGCAAAGGTTACCTCTATTACATCAGCTCCAGGGCCAGGGTCGAAGTCCCCATGAGCGAGAAGCTGATAGAAGAGACAAAGGGGACTATTGCCGGATGCCACGAGATTTCAAGAAAGGAAATCGCCCCTCCCCTGGTCGAGAATCGCAATAAATGCTTTGGCTGTTCGTTGAACGCGATCTGCCTCCCTGAAGAAGAGGAGGTAGCAAAGGGGAAGAAGGTCAACGCGCGGACGATTCTTCCCATGGGTCTGGACGGCGATGTCCTCTATGTGGACACCATCGGCGCATATCTCGGGCTTTCGGGCCAAAAAATAAAGATCACGGCTCCCGGCGGCGCACAAGTCGGGGGAGCTTCCCTGGAAACCCTGAGAGAGGTTGTGCTTTGCGGTCCTGTGCAGGCTACCAGCCAAGTTCTCCACGCCTGTCTGAAACACAACATCCCGGTTCATTACATGAACCTCTATGGCCGGTATCTGGGCCTGTCCACACCGTTGCTTCATTATCATGGTATTATGAGGGAGGCCCAGTGGCGAGCCCACTTCGATACTTTTCGCTCTCTTGAATTGGCCAAGGCAGTGGTGTGGGCCAAGCTGACAAACATGAGGACTCTCATGATGCGCTACCTCAGAGATGAGCGGACTGATGTTGATAAGGAGAATTTCAGACGTCTCCGGGATCTGAGAAAAAAAGCTGAAAACGCAAAAGACAGGTCTACGCTCCGGGGTTATGAGGGACTTGGAGGGAAGATCTATTTCAGCCAGCTTGGCCGTTATATCAAGCTGGACAAGCAATCATTTTTCCCGTTTGCCGGCAGAAACAGAAGACCCCCAAGAGATCCGGTGAATGCTCTCTTGAGTTTTGGCTATAGCCTCCTTGCCAAGGACTGCACAGGGACAGCGATCCGTGTGGGCCTTGATCCGTATTGTGGCTTTTATCATACCATGAAATAC
This Deltaproteobacteria bacterium DNA region includes the following protein-coding sequences:
- the cas6 gene encoding CRISPR-associated endoribonuclease Cas6, with product MPVTAIINMRALTGGAMPRSFHCLMHPLFLDRISEADSELGEAVHSSGAMVPFSISPVMGRKIKGAILENESYWVRLCFLQAELEDVFLNTLERGLWNEPMHLGDLSFQVEDVILGRQDGNPWSGRRSYEEMLCDGPVSQNVALRLASPVSFKRGDLHYPLPDPGMIFGNLARRWNLFSSEKVPEKPICTDVSYSFLDICTEPYALRKGGSILGTIGRLTFIFQGNEEMWRYYRTLLDFAFFSGIGVKTTQGMGMCRIIE
- the cas1 gene encoding CRISPR-associated endonuclease Cas1; translation: MSMSEAANHIPVSYLNAYVYCPRRFYLEHVRGMFEDNVHTIEGRSRHRVVDMRGREAKPAKKEEVIHRRSVSFSSDRLGITGKLDLVEEKEGQGIYPVEYKKGKKPKDRDPWPNDQVQLCAQALLMGENGLHFPSKGYLYYISSRARVEVPMSEKLIEETKGTIAGCHEISRKEIAPPLVENRNKCFGCSLNAICLPEEEEVAKGKKVNARTILPMGLDGDVLYVDTIGAYLGLSGQKIKITAPGGAQVGGASLETLREVVLCGPVQATSQVLHACLKHNIPVHYMNLYGRYLGLSTPLLHYHGIMREAQWRAHFDTFRSLELAKAVVWAKLTNMRTLMMRYLRDERTDVDKENFRRLRDLRKKAENAKDRSTLRGYEGLGGKIYFSQLGRYIKLDKQSFFPFAGRNRRPPRDPVNALLSFGYSLLAKDCTGTAIRVGLDPYCGFYHTMKYGRPSLALDVMEVFRQPVVDSLVLTCINNGVFTRKDFYQYQNVCYLNEKGRKKFLAQYQMRKNDLVTHPKFHYRLSYERTIEIQFRLLGKYLLGDIDNYEGFHIR